The Alteripontixanthobacter sp. genome has a window encoding:
- a CDS encoding SDR family oxidoreductase codes for MSKPSVLITGGAKRIGKAIAQRFAEAGWHVVIHYGSSAAEAEELAASLPSAEAIHCDLNDADAAAAMVRALAGRLEDWRALVNCASVFAADDVTGLDARTNRQAMQINARTPALMAQAFLADARSATGRRVIHVTDQKLANPNPDFFSYTMSKHALAATIPMLSMGATKDADRVYGLAPGAILPSHDQRAVETETSHRLNLLERKTGADEVAEAALFLAEGPLASGQTLFVDSGQHLLSQPRDVIYLAREMAQ; via the coding sequence GTGAGCAAGCCAAGCGTCCTGATCACCGGCGGTGCCAAGCGCATCGGAAAGGCCATCGCGCAGCGTTTCGCCGAGGCCGGGTGGCACGTGGTCATTCATTACGGAAGCTCCGCTGCCGAGGCCGAGGAACTGGCCGCTTCCCTCCCCTCGGCCGAAGCGATCCATTGCGATCTGAATGACGCAGATGCCGCGGCGGCGATGGTGCGCGCGCTGGCCGGCAGGCTGGAAGATTGGCGCGCGCTGGTGAATTGCGCGTCGGTTTTCGCAGCCGACGATGTAACCGGGCTCGATGCGCGCACGAACCGGCAGGCAATGCAGATCAACGCCCGCACCCCCGCGCTGATGGCGCAGGCCTTCCTGGCAGATGCCCGCTCCGCAACTGGACGCCGCGTGATTCACGTGACGGACCAGAAGCTGGCCAATCCGAACCCGGATTTCTTCAGCTATACGATGAGCAAGCACGCGCTCGCCGCCACGATTCCGATGTTGAGCATGGGTGCGACGAAGGATGCGGACCGGGTATACGGCCTCGCCCCCGGAGCAATCTTGCCGAGCCACGACCAGAGGGCAGTGGAAACCGAAACCTCGCACCGGCTCAATCTGCTAGAACGAAAGACTGGTGCGGACGAGGTTGCAGAGGCGGCCCTGTTCCTGGCGGAAGGGCCCTTGGCCAGCGGGCAGACATTGTTCGTCGATAGCGGGCAGCATCTGCTCAGCCAGCCGCGCGACGTGATTTATCTGGCGCGGGAGATGGCGCAGTGA
- a CDS encoding cyclopropane-fatty-acyl-phospholipid synthase family protein → MSARLFDRLIGGIVRRGQLSVHHADGRTARFGRPEDGFPDITVRMADSKAARDILLDPRIGAGETFMDGRLVIEHGDVMQLLGLLRANAPWERGGRIKAPSPLRKAKSRITGALESINRARSARRNVAHHYDIGNNLYRLMLDEDYMQYSCGYWPSPDMTLAKAQEAKLAHIAAKLALAPDGRGGQHVLDIGCGWGGMAIYLARHFDRLRVTGITLSREQIALARTRAAKAGVEDRVTFELVDYRDLAARGKSFDRIVSVGMFEHVGRPQFGTFFRACANLLASDGVMLLHTIGRLGGPGSTDAFTRKYIFPGGYIPALSETLAASEKARLIHTDIETLRLHYALTLRAWYQRITANRARVIAMFDERFYRMWTFYLAGATAAFEHGGMGNYQIQFVRDRRALPLTRDYIADAEMDLRAQSSG, encoded by the coding sequence ATGAGCGCCAGATTATTCGACAGGCTGATCGGCGGGATCGTCCGCCGCGGACAGCTGAGCGTCCACCACGCGGATGGCCGCACGGCCCGCTTCGGCCGGCCGGAAGACGGTTTCCCCGATATCACCGTGCGAATGGCGGATAGCAAGGCGGCGCGCGACATACTGCTCGACCCGCGCATCGGTGCTGGCGAAACCTTTATGGATGGCCGGCTGGTGATCGAGCATGGCGACGTGATGCAGCTGCTTGGCTTGCTCCGCGCCAACGCGCCATGGGAACGCGGTGGCAGGATCAAAGCTCCCTCTCCCCTGCGCAAGGCCAAAAGCCGCATCACCGGGGCGCTGGAATCGATCAACCGCGCCCGTTCCGCCAGGCGCAATGTCGCCCATCACTATGATATCGGCAACAATCTCTATCGCCTGATGCTCGATGAAGACTACATGCAGTATAGCTGCGGCTATTGGCCTTCGCCGGATATGACGCTGGCCAAGGCGCAGGAGGCTAAGCTGGCACATATCGCGGCCAAGCTGGCGCTGGCGCCCGATGGACGCGGGGGCCAGCATGTCCTGGACATCGGCTGCGGCTGGGGCGGCATGGCGATCTATCTCGCTCGCCATTTCGATCGGCTGCGCGTCACCGGGATCACCCTGTCACGCGAACAGATCGCGCTCGCCCGAACCCGCGCAGCAAAGGCCGGCGTGGAAGATCGCGTAACTTTCGAACTGGTCGATTACCGCGACCTGGCCGCTCGCGGGAAAAGTTTCGACCGGATCGTGTCGGTCGGGATGTTCGAACATGTCGGGCGGCCGCAATTCGGGACATTCTTCCGCGCCTGCGCCAATTTGCTGGCAAGCGACGGGGTGATGCTGTTGCACACCATCGGACGCCTCGGCGGGCCGGGCAGCACCGATGCCTTCACCCGCAAATATATCTTCCCGGGCGGCTATATCCCCGCGCTCAGCGAGACGCTCGCCGCGAGCGAGAAGGCGCGGCTGATCCACACCGATATCGAGACGCTGCGCCTGCATTACGCGCTGACCCTGCGCGCATGGTACCAGCGCATCACCGCAAACCGCGCGCGAGTCATCGCCATGTTCGACGAGCGGTTCTACCGAATGTGGACCTTCTACCTTGCCGGAGCGACCGCCGCGTTCGAGCATGGCGGGATGGGCAATTACCAGATCCAGTTCGTGCGCGATCGCCGCGCCCTGCCCCTCACCCGCGACTACATTGCGGATGCGGAGATGGATTTACGCGCTCAATCTTCCGGGTAA
- a CDS encoding cytochrome b/b6 domain-containing protein: MKQARHKHALSTRLWHWINLLFLGILFMSGLNISNAHRYLYWGDWGFGGENAWLAVPRFPGWATIPDFYSLAAARDWHMLAAWPFALMLLFIWTAMLINRHFQRDLATTRREWRPAAIWKDVTEHAKLNFDHDGGKYNFLQKLAYGVVLGILLPGMIFTGIAISPGLEPTFGWIADIMGGRQSARSVHFIFSWALFAFFVLHVMLVLLAGPVGQIRDMIAGGRE, from the coding sequence GTGAAGCAGGCGCGGCACAAACATGCCCTGTCCACCCGGCTGTGGCACTGGATCAACCTGCTTTTCCTGGGTATCTTGTTCATGTCCGGGCTGAATATCTCGAACGCCCATCGTTACCTCTATTGGGGTGATTGGGGGTTTGGCGGGGAGAATGCCTGGCTGGCCGTACCGCGCTTTCCCGGCTGGGCGACCATACCGGATTTCTACAGTTTGGCCGCTGCCCGCGATTGGCACATGCTGGCCGCTTGGCCGTTCGCGCTGATGCTGCTGTTCATATGGACCGCGATGCTGATCAATCGCCACTTCCAGCGCGATCTCGCGACCACAAGGCGCGAATGGCGCCCCGCTGCGATCTGGAAGGATGTGACCGAGCACGCCAAGCTGAATTTCGACCATGATGGCGGCAAGTACAACTTCCTGCAAAAGCTGGCTTATGGCGTGGTGCTGGGCATCTTGCTTCCGGGAATGATCTTCACCGGCATTGCGATCAGTCCGGGGTTGGAGCCGACTTTCGGCTGGATCGCAGATATAATGGGCGGGCGGCAAAGCGCGCGTTCGGTCCACTTCATCTTCAGCTGGGCTCTGTTCGCCTTTTTCGTGCTCCACGTGATGCTGGTGCTGCTCGCCGGACCGGTCGGGCAGATCCGCGACATGATTGCAGGAGGCCGCGAATGA
- a CDS encoding DUF1801 domain-containing protein — MAEAKTQITDVDPADFIAAVEPAAKREDAAVLDALFRRVTGEEPRMWGPSMIGYGSYRTTYASGREVHWLRSGFSPRKAKHSLYLMGGYCDPVTGERRDALLERLGKHKTGKSCLYINKLADIDLGVLEDMVRADWEAMKALYPED; from the coding sequence ATGGCAGAGGCGAAAACACAGATAACCGATGTCGATCCGGCGGATTTCATCGCCGCGGTCGAGCCGGCGGCGAAGCGCGAGGATGCAGCCGTGCTGGATGCGCTGTTCCGCCGGGTGACGGGGGAGGAACCCCGGATGTGGGGGCCCAGCATGATCGGCTATGGCTCCTACCGAACGACCTATGCCAGCGGGCGCGAGGTTCACTGGCTGCGCAGCGGATTCAGCCCGCGCAAGGCGAAGCACTCGCTCTATCTGATGGGCGGCTATTGCGATCCGGTCACCGGCGAGCGGCGAGATGCGCTGCTGGAGCGGCTGGGCAAGCACAAGACCGGCAAGAGCTGTCTGTATATCAACAAGTTGGCCGATATCGACCTGGGCGTGCTGGAAGACATGGTGCGCGCCGATTGGGAGGCGATGAAGGCGCTTTACCCGGAAGATTGA
- the tcmP gene encoding three-Cys-motif partner protein TcmP, translated as MAKSNAEHKFGGDWTEVKLAAISAYSEFFTGAIGSRFTLWYVDPFAGTGSRTAEEQSGGLFEGEPITAIEREYPGSAARSLMVEPPFDHFRFGDTKKKHVKALTSLVEKFPDKNARVIDGDANIYVQKMFGHQYWMSDDNGKSPPRALVFLDPYGLEVKWDTLKSLANSRKADVWFLANLKAAVQQLSHDHSKLDDDKRRALSQYFGTDTWEDEFYRNSDQSGLLGMMDDRKERSATKPEVAAFHKKCLSGLFQYVSEPLPLKVGAVDDYFLLYCMSNNPSYKARALIAKGADWVIQHHKQASHRRSAH; from the coding sequence ATGGCAAAATCGAACGCAGAGCATAAATTTGGTGGTGATTGGACAGAGGTTAAGCTGGCGGCAATCTCAGCCTACAGCGAATTTTTTACAGGAGCGATCGGAAGCCGGTTTACTTTATGGTATGTCGACCCATTCGCCGGTACCGGTTCCCGAACTGCGGAAGAACAGTCTGGAGGACTTTTTGAAGGCGAACCGATCACCGCTATAGAAAGAGAATATCCGGGAAGCGCTGCTCGCTCACTTATGGTGGAACCGCCATTCGATCACTTTCGATTTGGTGACACAAAGAAAAAACACGTGAAGGCGCTTACCAGTCTTGTCGAAAAATTCCCAGATAAGAATGCACGGGTGATCGACGGAGATGCAAATATATACGTTCAGAAAATGTTCGGTCATCAGTATTGGATGTCCGATGATAATGGAAAGTCGCCGCCCCGTGCTTTGGTGTTTCTTGATCCATACGGCCTAGAAGTGAAGTGGGATACGCTGAAAAGCCTTGCAAACTCCCGGAAAGCTGATGTTTGGTTTTTGGCCAACCTAAAAGCGGCCGTTCAGCAGCTATCACACGATCATTCAAAATTGGACGATGATAAACGCCGCGCTTTGAGCCAGTACTTTGGGACAGATACATGGGAGGACGAGTTTTACAGAAATTCCGATCAAAGCGGGTTGCTTGGAATGATGGATGATCGAAAGGAGCGCTCGGCAACAAAACCCGAGGTGGCAGCTTTTCATAAAAAATGCTTGAGCGGTTTATTCCAGTATGTCTCAGAGCCACTACCTTTGAAAGTAGGTGCGGTTGATGATTATTTCCTGTTGTATTGTATGAGCAACAATCCGAGCTACAAAGCGCGCGCGTTAATTGCCAAAGGCGCGGATTGGGTTATCCAGCATCATAAACAGGCATCGCATCGTAGGTCCGCCCATTAA
- a CDS encoding molybdopterin-dependent oxidoreductase — protein sequence MSQSDHDKSFRLGRRGVLAGMAAMFTAGCTKIAESDAGSSLLGAAEKWHEGAHRLLTGRNQLVREYDIEDISPFFRGNGSVDPTNGDYQQQAEENFANWRVAVRGLVDNELLLSLDNIRALPQRTQITRHDCVEGWSAIGQWTGPQLSTILDAARLQDGARYIVFRCADNLNGQDYYESVDLIDAYHPQTILAHQLNGENLPIRNGAPLRMRIERQLGYKHAKYVTAIEAVASLDDIGEGKGGYWEDRSGYQWYAGL from the coding sequence ATGAGCCAGTCCGACCATGATAAAAGCTTCCGCCTGGGCAGGCGCGGCGTGCTCGCCGGGATGGCGGCGATGTTCACCGCGGGCTGCACCAAGATCGCGGAGAGCGATGCAGGCTCTTCCTTACTGGGCGCAGCGGAAAAATGGCACGAGGGCGCGCACCGCCTGCTGACCGGGCGCAACCAGCTTGTCCGCGAATATGACATAGAAGATATTTCGCCCTTCTTTCGCGGCAATGGCTCGGTCGATCCGACCAATGGCGATTATCAGCAACAGGCCGAAGAAAACTTCGCGAATTGGCGGGTCGCGGTGCGCGGGCTGGTCGATAACGAGCTGCTGCTGAGCCTCGACAACATTCGCGCCCTGCCCCAGCGCACCCAGATCACCCGGCACGACTGCGTGGAAGGATGGAGCGCCATCGGCCAATGGACCGGCCCGCAGCTATCCACCATTCTCGATGCGGCGAGGCTACAGGACGGCGCGCGCTATATCGTGTTCCGCTGCGCCGATAATCTCAACGGACAGGATTATTACGAGAGCGTGGATCTGATCGACGCATACCACCCGCAAACAATCCTGGCGCATCAGCTGAACGGCGAAAACCTGCCCATCCGCAACGGTGCGCCCTTGCGTATGCGGATCGAGCGGCAGCTGGGCTACAAGCACGCCAAATACGTCACCGCCATCGAAGCCGTCGCTTCGCTGGATGATATCGGTGAGGGCAAAGGCGGGTATTGGGAGGATCGATCCGGCTACCAGTGGTATGCCGGCCTTTAA
- a CDS encoding DUF5131 family protein: MAQQSSIEWTDLTWNPVVGCSIASSGCTNCYAMRMAARLESMGLEKYAGLTTKTRRGAVWTDKVRCHEPSLEVPLTWKKPRRVFVNSMSDLFHPDVPDEFVEKIWGVMRRTPMHHYQILTKRPERMALLLKRLASEPLKNVWLGTSVEGPKVIDRIDRLREVPAAIRFISFEPLIGALPRLNLENIQWAIVGGESGPRARTMKEEWVDQILEDCLQQGTAFFFKQWGGVNKKKTGRELNGRTYDAMPVYDAG, from the coding sequence ATGGCGCAACAATCATCTATCGAGTGGACTGACTTAACTTGGAACCCTGTGGTAGGGTGCTCAATTGCTAGTTCTGGCTGCACTAATTGCTATGCCATGCGCATGGCAGCGCGGCTTGAGTCGATGGGCCTCGAAAAGTACGCTGGACTAACTACGAAAACTAGGCGCGGTGCTGTCTGGACTGACAAGGTTCGTTGCCACGAACCCTCTTTGGAGGTCCCGCTAACATGGAAAAAACCGCGTCGAGTTTTTGTCAATTCGATGTCAGACCTGTTTCATCCAGATGTCCCCGATGAGTTTGTCGAGAAAATTTGGGGCGTCATGAGACGTACACCGATGCACCATTATCAGATACTTACAAAGCGACCTGAACGAATGGCCTTGTTGCTTAAGCGACTGGCATCAGAACCCCTCAAAAATGTATGGCTCGGTACGAGCGTCGAAGGCCCAAAGGTAATTGATCGAATTGATAGACTTCGCGAAGTTCCGGCGGCAATCCGGTTCATATCGTTTGAACCATTAATCGGCGCGCTGCCGAGACTGAACCTAGAAAATATTCAATGGGCAATTGTAGGAGGGGAAAGCGGTCCTAGGGCGCGTACAATGAAGGAAGAATGGGTCGATCAAATCTTGGAGGATTGCCTGCAGCAAGGGACGGCATTTTTCTTCAAGCAATGGGGCGGTGTAAATAAGAAGAAAACGGGTCGAGAGCTTAATGGGCGGACCTACGATGCGATGCCTGTTTATGATGCTGGATAA
- a CDS encoding cyclopropane-fatty-acyl-phospholipid synthase family protein: protein MWLLDKLLRKVITHGQMLVTDHDGKEYGYGAHVDGLDPIHIRLTHPKAAGHIARYPQMGAGEAYMWGWLVVEEPADIRDLVLFFTLNAKKFGDKAIQSQGPVGKAAQKVLAKLDGINLRTSARANAEHTYNLTRELYERFLDEDRQYTMAYYREDPDNTSLEQAQIDKKAHMAAKMYLKRAEDRTGDNAGKPMRVLDIGCGWGGFALYLHEMYGCEVLGIALAPDQIAFANERAEAAGVADKVKFELCDYRDVEAPPASDGRPAGFDRISSVGLLEHVGTIHYPQFYEHTGRLLADDGVMFSHCCGRAGPPGHTDAWTRKYIFPGGYIPALSELVAPAEKFGWQVMDVEAMRFHYSHTLEEWYNRTVMHKDEITRMYDEVFYRMWQFYLAGAEQSFRNGGMVNWQLIYVKDRAAIPMTGEFVYEESAKLREHGDVPDWRFGDVREAAE, encoded by the coding sequence ATGTGGCTGCTCGACAAATTGCTGCGCAAGGTCATCACCCATGGCCAGATGCTCGTCACCGATCATGACGGGAAGGAATATGGCTATGGCGCGCATGTCGATGGGCTGGATCCGATCCATATCCGGCTGACCCATCCCAAGGCGGCAGGCCACATCGCTCGCTATCCGCAAATGGGCGCGGGCGAGGCCTATATGTGGGGCTGGCTGGTGGTGGAGGAACCCGCCGATATTCGCGACCTCGTGCTGTTCTTCACCCTCAACGCCAAGAAATTCGGCGACAAGGCGATCCAGTCGCAAGGCCCGGTCGGCAAGGCCGCGCAAAAGGTGCTGGCCAAGCTGGACGGCATCAACCTGCGCACCAGCGCCCGCGCCAATGCCGAACACACCTACAACCTCACCCGCGAGCTGTATGAACGCTTCCTCGACGAGGATCGCCAATACACCATGGCCTATTACCGCGAGGATCCCGACAACACCTCGCTCGAGCAAGCGCAAATAGACAAGAAGGCGCATATGGCCGCCAAGATGTATCTCAAGCGCGCCGAGGATCGCACGGGAGACAACGCCGGCAAGCCGATGCGCGTACTCGATATCGGCTGCGGCTGGGGCGGCTTCGCGCTGTATTTGCACGAGATGTACGGGTGCGAAGTGCTGGGCATCGCGCTCGCCCCGGACCAGATCGCCTTCGCCAATGAGCGCGCAGAGGCCGCGGGCGTCGCCGACAAGGTCAAGTTTGAGCTATGCGATTACCGCGATGTCGAGGCGCCGCCCGCCAGCGATGGCAGGCCCGCCGGGTTCGACCGCATTTCCAGCGTCGGCCTGCTGGAACATGTCGGCACAATCCACTACCCGCAATTTTACGAGCATACGGGTCGCCTGCTTGCCGATGATGGGGTGATGTTCAGCCATTGCTGCGGCCGCGCGGGCCCGCCGGGACATACCGACGCCTGGACCCGCAAATACATCTTCCCCGGCGGCTACATCCCCGCACTCAGCGAGCTGGTAGCGCCAGCCGAGAAGTTCGGCTGGCAAGTGATGGACGTGGAGGCCATGCGCTTCCACTACTCCCACACGCTGGAAGAATGGTACAACCGCACCGTAATGCACAAAGACGAGATCACCCGGATGTATGACGAGGTGTTCTATCGCATGTGGCAATTCTACCTCGCCGGAGCCGAACAAAGCTTCCGCAATGGCGGCATGGTCAACTGGCAACTGATCTACGTAAAAGACCGCGCCGCCATCCCGATGACGGGCGAGTTCGTTTATGAGGAGAGTGCGAAGTTGCGGGAGCATGGCGATGTGCCTGATTGGCGGTTTGGGGATGTTAGGGAAGCGGCGGAGTAG